The Streptomyces fungicidicus nucleotide sequence GCAGGGCGGGCACGTTGGCCAGCGAGTGGCCGAGCGCCCGCTCCAGCGGGTACGACCAGCGCAGCGAGGGCGCGTGCCGGTAGGCGGCGAGGTACCGGAAGGGGAACTGACGCGACCGCGCGACCTCCGCCGGGTCGGCGATGCGTGCGGCGACCCCGGCAGCGACCTCGTCGGACACCCCGGCCTCGTCGAAGTTGCGCAGGTTCCGGAGCAGCGCCATCGTGCCCATGGACGGGATCACGGCCTCCCAGGCCGCCCTGTCCATCGGCCCCTGCAGCCAGCCCGCCAGCGCCTCCCAGGTGATGCCCGCCGCCGCGAGCCGTCCCGCCCCGTCCGGCGCCGTCACGACCGCGCGCCGCTCCTCGGCGGGCAGCGCCATCAGCTCGCGGTGTGCGACGAGGACGCGGTTCGAGGCGGGCGGCACCGCGGTGTCCGGGTGGTGCCGGCGGTCCAGGGCGTACCGGAACAGCTCGCCCTGCCACGGCTTCTCCGGGTCGGGGGACGCGTGCACCAGGTTGAGGATGTCGCCGAAGCGGTAGCCCCGGGACGCGGTGTCGTACTTCAGCAGGGCCTTGCCGCCGTAGAGCCGGCGCACGGCGTCGGCGACTCCGCGCTTGACCGGCTTGGGCACGGCGCGGCCGTACGTCGCCGTCCAGTACGCGAGCAGTTCACCGGGCTCGTCGGGCCGCCGCAGCACGGAGTCCACGACCTGCCGGTTCGACGGACCGCCGGTCGCGCCGGCGTCCAGGCGGGCCTTGACGTACTCGGCGGCGCCCACGAGGGAGGCGGTGCGCAGGTTTCCCTCGCCGCGCAGCCAGCCGAGCAGTCCCGCCGTCCAGGACGGATCGGTCACGGCGAGTTCGCGCACCAGCCGGGCGAACCGGTCGTCACGGTCCTCGCCGGTCTCGTAGAAGGTCCGCTGGGTCACCAGGTTGGAGACGGCGAGCAGGAAGAGCTCGGAGCGCGGCTCCCGCTCGCGTCCGCGGCCGCCCTCGTAGGTGCGGAGCACCCGGCCGGTCGACGTCACACGCGACACCGGCTGCGCCCTGGCGGCCCGGTTGTTGAATCGCGCCATGTGCATTCCCCCGAATTCTTCTCGGACATCGGAGGGAGGCGCGACGAGGAAAGGCGCCCGGAATCCTCCGGGCACCCACCGAATGCGGCGCCTCCCGAGATCAGTTCGGCGGCGGCCTGGATTCGATCGCAACGAAGGAGCCGTCGCCCGCGCACCGGGAGGTGCGTGACGTTGTGGTGTCCAGAGATCGAGGCCGGCGGAACCGACGATGGTGCTCTGCCCCTGAGCTACACCGGCGCGTTGTGCCGGTGACGGGACTCGAACCCGTGGCCGCCCCATTATGAGTGGAAGTAGGTCCTGCCTTCGCACCTGGACGTGCATCACTCTAGAAGGGCGGCCGCGGACCGGGCCAACGAATTAGGATTACCGGCGCTTCTGGCGCTTCCAGGGACCGGTGATGGCGAGCATGATGCCCGGTTCCTGGATGTTGGCGTACAGCGTCCTGCCGTCGGGCGAGAAGGTGACTCCGGTGAATTCGCTGAACTCGGGCTCCTCCTCGGTGCCGATGTTCAGTTCGTTCCTGGCGATGGGATAGGTGCGTCCGCTGTCGGTGGCCCCGAACAGGTGCTGAACGCCCTCGCCGTCCTCGGCGATGATCAGGCCGCCGTACGGGGAGACGGTGATGTTGTCCGGGCCGTCGAAGGCGCCGTCCTTCGCCGGGTCCCGGTTGACGCCGAGCAGCACCTTCAGCGTCAGCGTCCGGCGCCTGGGGTCGTAGAACCACACCTGGCCGTCGTGCTGGACGGGGCTCTCGTCACGGGCGTACGAGGAGACGATGTACGCCCCGCCGTCGCCCCACCACATGCCCTCCAGCTTCCGGGCCCGGGTGACCTCGCCGGCCCCGAACTGCTCGCGGACGTCGACGGTCCGCGCGTCGCGGTCGGGCACGTCCACCCAGTCGACGCCGTACACCGTGCCGGTCCTCGTCGCACGGGAGAGGTCGTCGACGTACCGGCCGCCGGAGTCGTAGCACCGGGGCGCCTGGAGGACGCCGGCGTCGTCGGCGAGGGTGCGGAGCCTTCCGGGGCCGTGACGGAAGTCCTCCGGCGGGGTCCAGCGGTAGAAGAGGCCGTTGGGCTCGTCGGCGTCCTCGGTGAGGTAGGCGTGGCCGCGCTTGGAGTCGATGACGACGGCCTCGTGGTCGTAACGGCCGAAGAACTTCAGCGGCTTGGGGTCGCGGTTGGCGCGCCGGTCGGCGGGGTCGACCTCGAAGACGTAGCCGTGGTCCTTGGTCATGCCGTTCTCGCCGGCCCGGTCGGAGTTCTCCTCGCAGGTGAGCCAGGTGCCCCAGGGGGTGCTGCCGCCGGCGCAGTTCTGGGCGGTGCCGGCGATGCCGACCCACTCGGCCACGCCGCCGTCGGGGCGCACCTCGACGACCGTGCAGCCGCCGGGCGCGGCCGGGTCGTAGACCAGTCCCTCGGCGAGCGGGACGGGGAACTCGGCCTCTTCGCGCGGGCCGTCCATCTCGTGGTTGTTGACCAGCAGGGTGCTCCCGCGCGGACCGGGGAAGGCGGCCGTGCCGTCATGCTCGGCGGGCGTGAACTCCCCGGACTCCAGCCGGGTCCTGCCGCTGTGGGTGAGCACGCGGTAGGTGAACCCCGCGGGCAGGGCCAGCAGTCCGGCCGGGTCGGCGACGAGCGGCCCGTACCCGACCCCGCCGTGCCCGCCCTCCGCGTCCCCGGCGCCTTCGTCCGCGCTCTCGGTGTCGGCGGTCGCGAGGGCGTGGGGGGCGGAGGCGAGGGCGGCCACACTGCCCGCCAGCGCGACACCGGCGCCTGCGATCGCGGAAGTCCTGGCGAAGTCCCTGCGGGTGAGCGACATGCTGTCTCCTGGAGAGGCCGTGGAGGTGGCGAAGCCCGTGCCTCCGCCACGCTCCCGCCCACGCCTGAACGCCGGTTGAACACCGAGGGGCGCTCCGGTTCCCGGTTCCGTGAACCGCGCGGGTACCCGGCGCCGCTCAGCCCCCGTGCTGCGACCGCGCCTTGAACGCGGCCTTCCGCGCCTCCTTGGCGATCTTCTTGTCGGGGTGCAGCCGCCCCATGGCCTCCAGTACGTCCGCGGTGGCCGGGTGGTCCACCCGCCAGGCCGTGTCGAAGAAGCCGCCGTGCTGCCGCGCCAGTCCCTCCACCAGGGCGCGCAGCTCCTCGGAGTTGCCCTCGGCCGCGAGCTGGGCGGCGACCGTGTCGATGGTCAGCCAGAAGATCAGGTCCTCGGACGGCGCGGGCACGTCGGCCGCCCCGTGCTCGGCGAGCCACACCCGGGCCAGCCCGCCGAGTTCGGGGTCGTCGAGCACCTCCCGCAGCGCGGGCTCCGCGGAGACGCCGACCAGCGACAGCGCCTGCTGGCACCGCAGCCGCCGCAGCGGCGCTCCCTGGTCCGTCCCGCGGGCCGCGGCCAGCAACTCGCGTGCGGCCTCGAGCGGGTCACGCCGGCCCAGCCACTGCTCGGTCTCCGCGTGGGCGGCGGCCGGCGGGAAGACCGCCGTCCCGTCGAGCAGCGCGTCCGCGCCCTTGTCCGCCAGGTCGCCGAGCGCGGGCGCCTCGAAGCCGGCCTCCAGCAGCCGCGCGCGCAGTCCGTACAGTCCGAGCGGAGTGAGCCGGACCATGCCGTAGCGGGACACGTCGGTGTCGTCCACCGGCGCGGCGGGCTCCTCGTCGGCGTCGGCCATCAGCGCCTCGTCGACCGGCCGGTACTCGATCAGCCCCACCGGCTCCAGCATCCGGAACTGCTCGTCCAGCCGCATCATCGCGTCGGACACCTGCTCGAGGACGTCGTTGGTGGGCTCCGCCATGTCGCCGGGCACGATCACCGACGCGGCCAGGGCGGGCAGCGGCACCATCTCCCCGGCGGCGCCCTCCCCGCCCACGGTCAGCAGGTACAGGTTGCCGAGCACACCGTCCAGGAACTCGGCCTCGGCCTCCGGGTTCCACTCCAGCGCGTCGAGATCGAGCTCCCCGGAACCCTCTCCCCCGGCGATGGCGTCGACCAGCCCCTCCAGGTCCGGAACGCTCGCGTCACCGATCACCGTCTCCAGGGCGGTGAGCCACACCCCGAGCACGTCCTGCGGCGAGCCCCCGGTGAGCACCCCCAGCACGTCCGCCGCGGCGACGGTCCCCTCCTCCTCGTCGACCACGTCGACGAGCCCGGCGTCCACCGCGACGCGCCACGCCTCACTGGCGTCGGCGGCGGCGTCCTCCCCGGTCAGCCCCAGCTCGGCGGCGGCGGCCGGGAGCTGCTCCTCGACGAGCACGCCGCCGGCGTCGACCCTGGTCTCCGGCCCGGCCCAGCGGGCGAGTCTGGCGGCCCTGGCCAGCACCGGGGTGGACAGGGCGTCGCGCGCCAGCTCCGCTTCGGGGTGCAGCCGCGCGGGCGGCAGGATGGAGCTGTCTGACATCGGCTGTTTCTCTCCTAGAGGCTCTTACCACTCGACCGCTCAGCCTAGACGGATTTCCACCCATGCCGCCCGCTTCATCTCCCCTTCAGCGGCAGTACATGGCTGAAACCTTGACAAGTGGCCCGGCCTGACAGGAGATTGACGCGCGTAGAAGAGGGTGCGTCACCCGTCGTCCCCGGAGGGATTCCGTTGCCGAGCAAGTCCGCGCGTCTCGCCGCGCTCACCGTCGCCGCCGTGTGTTCCGCGGCATCCACCGTCGTCCTGACCTCGCCCGCGCACGCGGACGGGGTGCGCATCCATGACATCCAGGGCAGCACCCGCACCTCACCGCTGGCCGGCAAGCAGGTCACCGACGTGACCGGAACGGTCACCGGCGTCCGCACCTACGGCTCGTCCCGCGGCTTCTGGATACAGGACCCCACCCCCGACGCCGATCCCGCCACCAGTGAGGGCGTCTTCGTCTTCACCGGCTCCACCCCGAAGGGTGTCGCGGTGGGCGACGCCGTCACGGTCTCGGGCACGGTCACGGAGTACGTCCCGGGCGGCACCTCGTCGGGCAACCAGTCCCTGACGGAGATCACCCGTCCCACCTTCACGGTCCTCTCCAGCGGCAACCCTCTCCCGGCCGCCACCGTCCTCGACGCGCGCTCGGTCCCCGCCGCGTACGCCCCCGCGGGCGACCCGGCGGCGGGCGGCTCGGTCAACGCGCTCCCGCTGCGCCCCGCCGAGTACGCCCTGGACCTCTACGAGTCCCTGGAGGGCATGAACGTCGAGGTCTCCGACACGCGCGTGGTGGGCGCCACCGACCCGTACACCGAACTCTGGGTCACGGTGAAGCCGCGGGAGCACCGCAACCACCGGGGTGGCACGGTCTACGGCTCCTACGACGCCCAGAACACGGGCCGCCTCCAGATCCAGTCGCTGGGCGCCGCGGCCGACTTCCCCGACGCGAACGTGGGCGACACCCTCACCGGCACCACCGCGGGCCCCCTGGACTACAACCAGTTCGGCGGCTACACCCTGGTGGCCAACGAACTGGGCACCCTCCGGAGTGCGGGCCTCGCCCGCGAATCGACCCGCCCCCAGCACTCCACCGAACTGGCGGTGGCCACCTACAACGTCGAGAACCTCGACCCCTCGGACGACACCTTCGCCGCCCACGCCGCCGCGATCGTCGGCAACCTCAAGTCCCCCGACATCGTGTCCCTGGAGGAGATCCAGGACAACAACGGCGCCACCGACGACGGCACGGTCGCCGCAGACCGGACCCTGGCCATGCTGATCGACGCCATCGAGGCGGCCGGCGGCCCGCGCTACGACTGGCGCTCCGTCGACCCGGCGGACAAGCAGGACGGCGGCCAGCCGGGCGGCAACATCCGCCAGGCCTTCCTCTTCAACCCGGCCCGGGTCTCCTTCACCGACCGCCCCGGCGGCGACGCGACCACCCCCACCGAGGTCACCAAGGTCCGCGGCAAGGCGGCACTGACCCTCTCCCCCGGCCGGGTCGACCCGGCATCCGAGGCGTTCGAGGACAGCCGCAAGCCGCTGGCCGGCGAGTTCAGCTTCCGGGGCCGCACGGTCGTCGTCATCGCCAACCACTTCGCCTCGAAGGGCGGCGACCAGGCCCTGACGTCCCAGTACCAGCCCCCGGCCCGCAGTTCGGAGACCCAGCGCCACCTCCAGGCGAAGGCGGTCCACGACTTCACCGCGAAGATCCTCAAGACCCAGAAGAACGCGGCCGTGGTCGCCCTGGGCGACATCAACGACTTCGAGTTCTCGGAGACCACCGACATCCTCGAGGGCCGGGGCACCCTCTGGTCGGCGATCAAGTCCCTCCCGGAGTCCGAGCGTTACTCCTACGTCTACCAGGGCAACAGCCAGGCCCTGGACCAGATCCTGATCACCCCGTCGATCCGCCGCTTCAGCTACGACAGCGTGCACATCAACGCCGAGTTCCACGACCAGATCAGCGACCACGACCCGCAGATCCTGCGCTTCCGCCCGTAGCGGGACAGCCGCCCACGGCGGAGAGGGGACGGGGCGGGGGTACCCGCCCGCAGCGTCCGGCGCGTCAACACGGGCACCCCGCGAACGCCCGATTCCGCGCCGGACCGAGGACGGGTACCCCCGCCCCGGCCCCGCCCCCACGCACCCGGGGCGCTCCCTCGCGAACCCGATAGCCGCCCCGCCACTCAGCAACGATGGCGCCGCACCATGACGGCACCCACCACCGCCACGACCACCGCACCACCCCCGATGATCACCGGCTTGCGGTGCCGCCGGCCGGCCTCCCCCGCGTGCGCGGCACTGCTCCGCATCTGCACGGTCATCGCACCCGCCCGGTCCCGAAGGTCCTCGGCCCGCGCCCGCGCCCGCCCCTTCACATCCATCTTCCCGGCCAACTCCTCGACGGTGTCGCCGAGTTCGTGCCGCGTCCGCTCGATCTCCCGCCGCAGTTCGTCCGGCCCCTTGGCCCCTCGCCCGGCAGCCGCGGCCTCGGCGTCCGCGTCCACATGGGCCCCTGACGGGGACCCCGCGCCCCTCACCTCGTGCGTCATCGGTGCGCCCTTCCCTTGATCTCCTCGACATCCGCCTTCACGCTGCCCAGCGTCCGTTCGGGCTTGGGCGGTGTGGCCCCGCGCAGCTGCCCCCGGCCGGCGAGCGCGAGCACAGCGGCGATGACGAACAGCACCCCGGTGACGATGAGGGCCGCCGCCCACAGAGGCAGCACCAGATCCAACGCGACGATCCCCGTGGCGGCCAGCGCCAGCAGGCCCGCGTAACCGAACGCCCCCGCCGCACCCAGCATCCCCCCGCCGCGCCCCGCACGACGCCCCTTCTCCGCCAACTCCTCCTTGGCGAGCGCCACTTCCTGCCGCGCGAGTCGTGAGATCTGTTCGGTCGCCTGCCCGACGAGCTCACCCACGCTGTGCTCGTCACGAACCGGCCGTCGTTCGATGGTTCCGGTCACGGTGCGCCTCCTCTCGGTCGGGCACCCCGAGTACCCCTCCCCACCGCCCCCTATCCATTAAGGGATGCTTACCCATACCGGTCAGCACATTTAAGTGGACCTTCACAACGCGTCGGCCGGAGACTACCCCCATGACCCCACCCGCCCGCATCCTGTGCGCGATGATCACCCCCTTCACCCCCACCGGGGCACTGGACCTGGACGGCGCCCAGCGCCTGGCCGGCCACCTGGTCGCCCAGGGCTGCGACGGCCTGGTCCTCTCCGGCACCACGGGCGAGTCCCCCACCACCACCGACGCCGAGAAGTCGTCCC carries:
- a CDS encoding alkaline phosphatase PhoX, which codes for MSLTRRDFARTSAIAGAGVALAGSVAALASAPHALATADTESADEGAGDAEGGHGGVGYGPLVADPAGLLALPAGFTYRVLTHSGRTRLESGEFTPAEHDGTAAFPGPRGSTLLVNNHEMDGPREEAEFPVPLAEGLVYDPAAPGGCTVVEVRPDGGVAEWVGIAGTAQNCAGGSTPWGTWLTCEENSDRAGENGMTKDHGYVFEVDPADRRANRDPKPLKFFGRYDHEAVVIDSKRGHAYLTEDADEPNGLFYRWTPPEDFRHGPGRLRTLADDAGVLQAPRCYDSGGRYVDDLSRATRTGTVYGVDWVDVPDRDARTVDVREQFGAGEVTRARKLEGMWWGDGGAYIVSSYARDESPVQHDGQVWFYDPRRRTLTLKVLLGVNRDPAKDGAFDGPDNITVSPYGGLIIAEDGEGVQHLFGATDSGRTYPIARNELNIGTEEEPEFSEFTGVTFSPDGRTLYANIQEPGIMLAITGPWKRQKRR
- a CDS encoding phage holin family protein; its protein translation is MTGTIERRPVRDEHSVGELVGQATEQISRLARQEVALAKEELAEKGRRAGRGGGMLGAAGAFGYAGLLALAATGIVALDLVLPLWAAALIVTGVLFVIAAVLALAGRGQLRGATPPKPERTLGSVKADVEEIKGRAHR
- a CDS encoding TROVE domain-containing protein, which produces MARFNNRAARAQPVSRVTSTGRVLRTYEGGRGREREPRSELFLLAVSNLVTQRTFYETGEDRDDRFARLVRELAVTDPSWTAGLLGWLRGEGNLRTASLVGAAEYVKARLDAGATGGPSNRQVVDSVLRRPDEPGELLAYWTATYGRAVPKPVKRGVADAVRRLYGGKALLKYDTASRGYRFGDILNLVHASPDPEKPWQGELFRYALDRRHHPDTAVPPASNRVLVAHRELMALPAEERRAVVTAPDGAGRLAAAGITWEALAGWLQGPMDRAAWEAVIPSMGTMALLRNLRNFDEAGVSDEVAAGVAARIADPAEVARSRQFPFRYLAAYRHAPSLRWSYPLERALGHSLANVPALPGRTLVLVDRSGSMFYSRMSDRSELTRADAAAVFGTALALRAAKSDLVEFGTASKSVRFRRGESVLSILGRFGDLGGTDTTEAVRRHYRGHDRVLIVTDEQYAPSRHGDPTEQVPADVPVYTWNLAGHRAGHGPSGTAHRHTFGGLSDAAFRMVPLLEAGRDAHWPWAA
- a CDS encoding endonuclease/exonuclease/phosphatase family protein; this translates as MPSKSARLAALTVAAVCSAASTVVLTSPAHADGVRIHDIQGSTRTSPLAGKQVTDVTGTVTGVRTYGSSRGFWIQDPTPDADPATSEGVFVFTGSTPKGVAVGDAVTVSGTVTEYVPGGTSSGNQSLTEITRPTFTVLSSGNPLPAATVLDARSVPAAYAPAGDPAAGGSVNALPLRPAEYALDLYESLEGMNVEVSDTRVVGATDPYTELWVTVKPREHRNHRGGTVYGSYDAQNTGRLQIQSLGAAADFPDANVGDTLTGTTAGPLDYNQFGGYTLVANELGTLRSAGLARESTRPQHSTELAVATYNVENLDPSDDTFAAHAAAIVGNLKSPDIVSLEEIQDNNGATDDGTVAADRTLAMLIDAIEAAGGPRYDWRSVDPADKQDGGQPGGNIRQAFLFNPARVSFTDRPGGDATTPTEVTKVRGKAALTLSPGRVDPASEAFEDSRKPLAGEFSFRGRTVVVIANHFASKGGDQALTSQYQPPARSSETQRHLQAKAVHDFTAKILKTQKNAAVVALGDINDFEFSETTDILEGRGTLWSAIKSLPESERYSYVYQGNSQALDQILITPSIRRFSYDSVHINAEFHDQISDHDPQILRFRP
- a CDS encoding DUF3618 domain-containing protein encodes the protein MTHEVRGAGSPSGAHVDADAEAAAAGRGAKGPDELRREIERTRHELGDTVEELAGKMDVKGRARARAEDLRDRAGAMTVQMRSSAAHAGEAGRRHRKPVIIGGGAVVVAVVGAVMVRRHRC